The genomic DNA AAGAAGTAGTTTACTGGTCTGAACCCTATCATATCGCCCTTTATCGACTATCTCATAattagaagatatatatatatatatatatatatatatatatatataattgtagaGGAATAATGacctcttttttattattaagattttgaattttagtgtaaacataattatattgCTAGTTTTGAGTATGCAATTCAAATGTTATCCTCCTCTTCTAGACTTTCACAATACTATAAAGTATCTTCCTTGTTGAATTGGGATTGGTTGTGAGTGTTAGGAATCATGATTTGATTTCCCGTGCACCTGATTTGTGAGACTTGTATAATGGCAAAGATCATTCACTCACTTTATGTATATAGAGACTGACTGCATTGAACATTTTTCTCTATAGTACCCTTCCCTGAGCCAGTCTGTCTTGTTCTTAACAGGTCGTGATGGCGATGAGAACCCAAGGAGGAGATGAGGCAGTACTTCAGATTCTGAACCGTACCCGTGAACTTTACAAGCGTAGAATCCAAGAAACAGCTAGTATGGATCAGCTGGCTTCTATATTTGCAGAGTGTGCCATTACAGAAGCACAACCTCTCGGGCATGAGCCAACATCATCAAAAGACTTATTTGGTACCAAGGAAACAGTTACAGCTGATGTTCATGGCATATCTATCCTGGAAAAAAGCGGGAGGTCACAGATCATGCTCGATGCCTTTGCTGACGGAAGCAGCTTTATCTGTCTGCAATGCGGTGGTCTGGTGAGCATCCATAGGAAAGATGAACACTATGCGTACTGGTGTAGCAATATGTAATGCAAGGATGTTATTTTGCTGGCCAG from Camelina sativa cultivar DH55 chromosome 2, Cs, whole genome shotgun sequence includes the following:
- the LOC104722541 gene encoding uncharacterized protein LOC104722541, whose translation is MHYAMNGDPETEMMDTDSAETFILDKPGTARDFLSAARRLVDQGEPSQALQAVVMAMRTQGGDEAVLQILNRTRELYKRRIQETASMDQLASIFAECAITEAQPLGHEPTSSKDLFGTKETVTADVHGISILEKSGRSQIMLDAFADGSSFICLQCGGLVSIHRKDEHYAYWCSNM